One Lachancea thermotolerans CBS 6340 chromosome F complete sequence DNA window includes the following coding sequences:
- the SUE1 gene encoding Sue1p (weakly similar to uniprot|Q06524 Saccharomyces cerevisiae YPR151C SUE1 Mitochondrial protein required for degradation of unstable forms of cytochrome c) — translation MAHKRQFSLEASKMLKRKSSEIFRSLPKVPTTQYLEPAELTRDILYSGYRPVIYPVKENPLFKEAGWKTQRLRGERGARKSSTVPQSSEMNAMAGPLGTGGIGSGGVNGTWRYNPRIPSKLLPYNLWSCTSMAMEYHPEWLAVPRTVVNKLRPFESPHRPVAERSTDCKAGSSPTVTAAAVAPATALPATGARAKAPARKRKPAEHGEDNKLSKQVGEFINYLREKDRG, via the coding sequence ATGGCGCATAAACGACAATTTTCCCTAGAAGCATCGAAAATGCTGAAGCGCAAGAGCTCTGAGATCTTCAGAAGCCTGCCCAAGGTGCCCACTACACAGTATCTGGAACCGGCGGAGCTGACGCGAGACATCCTTTACAGCGGGTACCGGCCAGTAATCTACCCggtcaaagaaaacccGCTATTCAAAGAAGCGGGATGGAAGACGCAGCGACTACGAGGCGAGCGCGGCGCAAGAAAGAGTAGCACGGTGCCGCAGAGCAGCGAGATGAATGCAATGGCCGGTCCTCTGGGCACGGGAGGCATTGGGTCAGGCGGCGTGAACGGCACATGGCGCTACAACCCACGGATTCCCTCGAAGCTGCTGCCCTACAACCTGTGGTCCTGCACAAGCATGGCGATGGAGTACCACCCAGAATGGCTGGCCGTGCCCCGGACGGTAGTGAACAAACTGCGGCCCTTTGAGTCCCCACACAGGCCGGTGGCCGAGAGGAGCACAGACTGCAAGGCGGGCTCCTCGCCCACAGTGACGGCAGCAGCGGTGGCGCCGGCTACGGCGCTGCCAGCAACGGGAGCGCGGGCGAAGGCGCCCGCGCGCAAACGCAAGCCCGCGGAGCATGGCGAGGACAACAAGCTCTCAAAGCAAGTTGGGGAGTTCATTAATTACCTGCGGGAAAAGGACCGGGGTTGA
- the PHB1 gene encoding prohibitin subunit PHB1 (highly similar to uniprot|P40961 Saccharomyces cerevisiae YGR132C), translating to MSRLADSLAKIALPLGLAASALQYSMYDVKGGSRAVIFDRLSGVQQQVVGEGTHFLVPWLQKAVLYDVRTKPKNIATNTGTKDLQMVSLTLRVLHRPDVMKLPTIYQNLGLDYDERVLPSIGNEVLKAIVAQFDAAELITQRETVSQRIRQELSLRASEFNIRLEDVSITHMTFGREFTKAVEQKQIAQQDAERARYVVELAEQERQASVIRAEGEAESAEYISKALAKAGDGLLLIRRIEASKEIAKTLANSSNVTYLPSSHSASEQGSPNSLLLNLGR from the coding sequence ATGTCCAGACTCGCAGACTCATTGGCAAAGATCGCGCTCCCACTGGGACTCGCAGCGTCCGCGCTGCAATACTCGATGTACGACGTGAAGGGAGGCTCACGGGCCGTGATTTTCGACAGACTCAGCGGTGTGCAGCAGCAAGTGGTAGGCGAGGGAACTCACTTCTTGGTTCCCTGGTTGCAGAAGGCGGTGCTCTACGATGTGCGTACCAAGCCTAAGAACATTGCTACCAACACCGGGACTAAGGACTTGCAGATGGTTTCGTTGACACTGCGTGTCCTGCACAGGCCAGACGTTATGAAGCTGCCCACTATCTACCAGAACCTGGGGCTCGACTACGACGAGAGGGTGCTTCCCTCGATCGGTAACGAAGTGCTCAAAGCGATTGTGGCACAATTCGACGCCGCAGAGCTGATCACTCAGAGAGAGACTGTCTCGCAGCGGATTCGCCAAGAGCTGTCGTTAAGGGCGTCAGAGTTCAACATTCGGTTGGAGGACGTGTCGATCACACACATGACTTTCGGCCGCGAGTTCACCAAGGCCGTAGAGCAGAAGCAGATCGCGCAGCAGGACGCAGAGCGCGCGCGGTACGTGGTAGAGCTTGCGGAGCAGGAGAGGCAGGCGTCGGTCATCAGGGCCGAGGGTGAGGCCGAGTCCGCGGAGTACATTTCTAAGGCTTTGGCCAAGGCCGGTGACGGTCTCTTGCTGATCCGTAGAATTGAGGCGTCGAAGGAGATCGCAAAAACGCTGGCCAACTCGTCCAACGTCACTTACCTGCCCAGCAGTCACAGCGCGAGCGAGCAGGGCTCGCCCAactcgctgctgctgaaccTGGGCCGTTGA
- the FHN1 gene encoding Fhn1p (similar to uniprot|Q12207 Saccharomyces cerevisiae YPR149W NCE102 and to uniprot|P53279 Saccharomyces cerevisiae YGR131W), giving the protein MLSILDNSLRALNFAFLVIILGLTGSLAATHKTHNNPQVNFAIFTAAFGLLFDSLYAIPANFVSALAWPLLIAVFDFLNFVFTFAAATALAVAIRTHSCTNQDYLDSNTVTQGSTDRCRKAQASVAFLYFSFFIFLAKLGLSLVNLISVGAFGAGSSRRTGNVGVPTISQV; this is encoded by the coding sequence ATGCTCTCCATCCTCGACAACTCGCTGCGCGCCCTCAACTTCGCGTTCCTGGTCATCATCCTCGGTCTGACCGGCTCGCTGGCTGCCACACACAAGACGCACAACAACCCACAGGTCAACTTCGCAATCTTCACGGCCGCGTTCGGCCTGCTGTTCGACTCGCTGTACGCGATCCCAGCTAACTTCGTGTCTGCGCTGGCCTGGCCTCTGTTGATCGCGGTGTTTGACTTCCTGAACTTCGTCTTCACCTTCGCCGCCGCCACCGCGTTGGCCGTCGCCATCCGTACCCACTCGTGCACCAACCAGGACTACCTCGACAGCAACACCGTGACCCAGGGCTCCACGGACCGTTGCCGCAAGGCCCAGGCTTCCGTTGCCTTCCTGTacttctccttcttcattttcctGGCCAAGCTCGGCTTGTCGCTGGTCAACCTGATCTCCGTCGGTGCTTTTGGCGCCGGTTCCTCTAGAAGAACCGGCAACGTTGGCGTGCCCACCATTTCCCAGGTCTAA
- the PEX4 gene encoding E2 ubiquitin-protein ligase peroxin 4 (similar to uniprot|P29340 Saccharomyces cerevisiae YGR133W PEX4 Involved in peroxisome biogenesis Member of ubiquitin-conjugating protein family) produces MSQRLAKEYRALSKTLGRDPEYAYIISLAPVSEENLRKWESLITGPPDTPYFGHEFTLQIEASEAYPLEPPKVQFQARCMPHCNVDFDSGRICLSVLDAAHWTPAWDLLHVVHAIWLLLASPEPDSPLDVDLACLVRAGDRSAHNSLIAYYLNGGSRGHCGHVSER; encoded by the coding sequence ATGTCGCAGCGACTCGCAAAGGAGTACCGTGCGCTCTCAAAGACACTGGGCAGGGACCCGGAGTATGCATACATCATTAGTTTGGCTCCTGTCTCCGAGGAAAACCTCCGCAAGTGGGAATCCCTTATTACTGGGCCGCCAGACACGCCGTACTTCGGCCATGAGTTCACCTTACAGATCGAGGCTTCAGAGGCGTACCCGCTCGAACCACCCAAAGTACAGTTCCAAGCGCGATGCATGCCCCACTGTAATGTCGATTTCGATTCCGGCCGCATATGTTTGAGTGTGCTGGATGCGGCGCACTGGACGCCTGCGTGGGATTTGCTCCACGTTGTTCACGCGATATGGCTTCTCCTCGCCAGCCCCGAACCAGACTCACCGCTAGACGTGGACCTCGCCTGCCTCGTCAGGGCCGGGGACCGCTCCGCCCACAACTCGCTCATCGCATACTATCTAAACGGTGGGTCACGAGGACACTGCGGGCATGTGAGTGAAAGATAA
- the SFL1 gene encoding Sfl1p (some similarities with uniprot|P20134 Saccharomyces cerevisiae YOR140W SFL1 Transcription factor with domains homologous to Hsf1p and to myc oncoprotein required for normal cell surface assembly and flocculence) — protein MAAGNAAQEEASKSRDASRSANSDAARSANSEEPGASGVRGGAGSAADASNSAGGGPGAGSSTNSSASYSNTAFIHKLYSMLEDPEMDELIWWSPPQTSFLIRPTERFGKALATYFKHTNVASFVRQLNMYGFHKVNDHKTHAASKNGAAKTDDPASKSENTTSIWEFKHSSSAFRRGDMESLKLIKRRSSRYQASARKRSTSAASTPLEPTMTEHSPDQLLVPHMHAASADLPHPYGYTPAPQSFPAQPLPSQVLYAPVDYFATTHQAQQQHHHQQQPQQHYHHHHHHHHQQQQQQTQQPQQQQPQPQPQPQPQSQPQPQPQPQPQPHQQSQQQQPIYQVPQHQSTQSLSHHQSISQQAQQSRPQINTKVSDVLHGVQLAKFDNNAYQNQYEAAVEDLRNSNMDMVRLLDLVHNLVTLTPQLAAASSGRPSEGIKRSTTPVSGHPNPSEMGTSPRDTPSQQQCMDQIMSEIARLKNSTLYRLQRSTMLQQTVRPVHSFSEYPMTSSSAIPAASRPPLSNQTSLSSPALSQLTNAQPAPLPQMSHAMYYPPAYGPSVYPGTPGPQSDYFGTTAKANSGSMPYLMMNPFEKKTSTSSSGNRNMSVLMDPLAPAPIVQALPGVSTSASPNPNQQIAQQHGYFAGHSTSNLPLADSRKNSRNETKSIPTSNPDGARDLKQSNRRPQSPSVAETPTRATANKPAGSAVSTMTYKPYFPYGTVPGAGPTSPMRASVAQYSQIAAPGPLPHYQKAHQQNPSHTYPQYRGPSPLNPNTAEAPDQDKIVKPMPISPAVRDQEASAASRDENSGSSSRLYALLNYDSKEQSSKKMKL, from the coding sequence ATGGCCGCTGGAAACGCAGCTCAAGAGGAGGCGAGCAAGAGCCGAGACGCGTCGAGAAGCGCGAATAGCGATGCGGCGAGGAGCGCGAACAGCGAGGAACCGGGCGCCAGCGGAGTCCGTGGAGGCGCAGGGAGCGCCGCGGACGCGAGCAACAGTGCAGGCGGGGGCCCGGGAGCGGGCTCGAGCACCAACTCGAGCGCGAGCTACAGCAACACCGCGTTTATCCACAAGCTTTACAGCATGCTGGAGGATCCCGAGATGGACGAGCTGATCTGGTGGTCGCCACCGCAAACATCGTTTTTGATTCGGCCCACGGAGCGGTTCGGCAAGGCGCTGGCCACGTACTTTAAGCACACCAACGTCGCCAGCTTTGTGCGCCAGCTGAACATGTACGGATTCCACAAGGTGAATGACCACAAGACCCACGCGGCCTCTAAGAATGGGGCTGCGAAGACAGACGATCCGGCCTCGAAGTCCGAGAACACCACAAGCATATGGGAATTCAAGCACAGCTCGTCTGCGTTCCGCAGAGGGGACATGGAGAGCctgaagctcatcaagcgcAGGTCGTCGCGCTACCAGGCCTCTGCGCGCAAGCGCTCGACCAGTGCTGCCTCGACGCCCTTGGAGCCCACAATGACCGAGCATTCGCCCGACCAGCTTCTGGTGCCTCACATGCACGCGGCTTCGGCCGACTTGCCCCACCCTTATGGCTATACGCCGGCGCCCCAGTCGTTCCCAGCGCAGCCGCTTCCTTCGCAAGTGCTCTATGCTCCCGTAGACTATTTTGCTACGactcatcaagctcaacaacaacaccaccaccaacaacaaccaCAACAACAttatcatcatcatcatcatcatcatcatcaacaacaacaacagcagacGCAACagccgcagcagcaacaaccaCAACCACAACCACAACCACAACCACAATCACAACCACAGCCACAACCACAACCACAACCACAGCCACATCAACAAtcacaacaacaacaacccATCTACCAAGTACCGCAGCATCAATCCACGCAATCGCTGTCACACCACCAGTCCATTTCGCAGCAGGCTCAACAATCCCGACCGCAAATTAACACCAAAGTTAGCGATGTACTCCATGGTGTCCAACTTGCGAAGTTTGACAATAACGCCTATCAGAATCAGTATGAGGCAGCTGTAGAGGACCTCAGAAATTCAAATATGGACATGGTTCGACTTCTTGACTTGGTTCACAATCTAGTCACTTTGACTCCTCAACTGGCAGCTGCGTCTTCTGGTAGACCTTCTGAAGGGATTAAGAGGTCCACGACACCAGTTTCGGGCCACCCAAATCCAAGCGAAATGGGTACATCGCCTAGAGACACACCCTCTCAGCAACAATGTATGGACCAAATTATGAGCGAGATAGCAAGGCTGAAGAACTCCACACTGTACAGGCTCCAACGCTCAACAATGCTTCAGCAAACAGTGAGGCCCGTCCACAGTTTTTCGGAATATCCTATGACAAGTTCCAGTGCAATCCCGGCCGCATCGCGTCCTCCGCTATCGAACCAGACGTCTTTGTCGTCGCCAGCGTTGTCCCAATTGACAAATGCCCAGCCAGCTCCATTGCCGCAAATGTCACACGCAATGTATTATCCACCTGCTTATGGGCCGTCAGTATATCCTGGCACTCCAGGGCCTCAGTCTGACTATTTTGGAACAACAGCGAAAGCCAATAGCGGGTCGATGCCATACTTGATGATGAACCcatttgagaaaaaaacctcaacttcatcaagcgGGAACCGTAATATGAGTGTGTTAATGGATCCTCTAGCGCCAGCCCCCATTGTTCAAGCTCTACCTGGTGTTTCTACAAGCGCGTCACCTAACCCCAACCAGCAAATAGCACAGCAGCACGGGTACTTCGCAGGGCATTCTACCTCCAATCTTCCTCTTGCAGACTCGAGGAAAAACTCAAGGAATGAGACTAAAAGTATCCCAACCTCGAACCCAGATGGTGCTAGAGACTTGAAGCAGAGCAACAGAAGACCACAATCGCCATCAGTTGCTGAAACTCCAACACGGGCCACTGCAAATAAGCCAGCGGGCTCTGCCGTTAGCACAATGACTTACAAGCCTTATTTCCCGTACGGGACTGTGCCAGGTGCTGGCCCGACATCTCCCATGAGGGCCTCAGTTGCTCAATATTCGCAGATTGCCGCACCTGGACCTCTCCCTCACTACCAGAAGGCCCACCAGCAAAACCCAAGCCATACATACCCACAGTATAGAGGTCCCTCTCCTTTGAATCCTAATACCGCAGAGGCTCCTGATCAAGATAAAATTGTAAAGCCAATGCCTATAAGTCCTGCGGTTAGGGACCAGGAGGCCAGCGCCGCTTCTCGTGACGAAAACTCTGGCAGCTCGTCAAGGCTTTACGCTTTGCTCAATTATGACTCCAAAGAGcaatcttccaaaaaaatgaagcttTAA
- a CDS encoding RidA family protein (weakly similar to uniprot|P40185 Saccharomyces cerevisiae YIL051C MMF1 Mitochondrial protein involved in maintenance of the mitochondrial genome and weakly similar to YER057C uniprot|P40037 Saccharomyces cerevisiae YER057C HMF1 Member of the p14.5 protein family with similarity to Mmf1p, functionally complements Mmf1p function when targeted to mitochondria; heat shock inducible; high-dosage growth inhibitor; forms a homotrimer in vitro), whose translation MIQTLHPLLTSCVRKMAKKVTWQEVGATKGIDLLSPAFVTSGSKLVFTSGCIGSDPVTDELPEDLEQQARNALQNLRNVLEASGSNSDRVLKVLLFVADGAYSQTVNRIYREQFPNSPARSCVVVSFPNPKIKVELECIAEVQPKARWFKL comes from the coding sequence ATGATTCAAACGCTCCACCCACTGCTCACAAGCTGTGTAAGAAagatggccaagaaagtAACATGGCAAGAAGTGGGCGCGACCAAGGGCATTGATTTACTGTCGCCCGCGTTCGTGACATCCGGCTCGAAGCTTGTATTCACGTCCGGCTGCATAGGCTCGGACCCTGTTACCGACGAACTCCCCGAAGATCTGGAGCAGCAGGCTAGGAACGCGCTGCAGAACCTTCGCAACGTCTTGGAAGCCAGTGGCTCGAACTCCGACCGCGTTCTGAAGGTGCTGCTGTTCGTTGCAGACGGCGCGTACTCGCAGACCGTCAACAGAATCTACCGAGAACAGTTCCCCAACAGCccagcaagaagctgcgTGGTGGTGAGCTTCCCAAACCCCAAGATCAAGGTCGAATTGGAATGCATTGCCGAAGTGCAGCCTAAGGCCCGTTGGTTCAAACTTTAG
- the ARP8 gene encoding Arp8p (similar to uniprot|Q12386 Saccharomyces cerevisiae YOR141C ARP8 Nuclear actin-related protein involved in chromatin remodeling component of chromatin- remodeling enzyme complexes), producing the protein MTSSQALEPPSEDVPMGDAEDAEMEHEGDYSTADQTPLSMTPALSSNPNASKVKKPDPHAKQQTKVPGHLLEKRRLGRQKAAEQYAQKMKTIGIEKRDNPLLHQLGLFKPLSLINQKNYSSDYLKRDDQIFAMRERKSLRNANANQATPDMPEDDDQESVDGESDAQTIVIHPGSRNLKIGLATEVLPQSIPCCVAVPKRPRTSDSTPEPQVDEEEYISAKESIQQDFKERMRYYKRKVIPNSHDIAVNFNARVTPEAIPEHNDLHRVDWIQDASKCYYGKDATRCLPSHFTVRHPFWKGRFNIESPDYGSLQELLVDVSELLKFALSQPKIDVRPSQIPNYKVVIVVPDAFDKAYVETFIRLLITDLKFQAVAVIQESLASCYGAGIGDSTCVVDIGATTTKIACVDEGLVIDNSVITLDYGGDDITKLFAKFLLESNFPYQDLDLNSPEGWSLMEQLKEKYATFQDADVTIQLYNFIKRIPNKPGAEKFEFKVFDEVMTAPMGLFFPHILRLLKDKNVPVNKYVTSQLPRSKDMFTCKDNNPKSVSQLACQKKTTYCDMHRDLDILQKLLNLPSEIEEYQSSTCANLEPAYTPLEKAIVESITNACVSLDNNHSKAANFYSNILVVGGSSKFSSLDFILTDRINIWRPRLLSVNTLPTFQNQVSKQVKEFEQTQKLSEIKDEEELAAQKKKLAKTIKVELQSYWEGVDALGGNESVFPANVLPAPREMDPALLTWKGGSVFARLKLIEELYVSESDWDILGSRILQYKCIFDY; encoded by the coding sequence ATGACGAGCTCCCAAGCACTGGAGCCGCCCTCTGAAGATGTGCCCATGGGCGACGCGGAGGATGCGGAGATGGAGCACGAAGGCGACTATTCCACGGCAGATCAGACGCCGCTCTCCATGACTCCGGCCCTCAGCTCCAATCCAAACGCTTCCAAAGTTAAAAAGCCCGATCCACATGCGAAGCAACAAACGAAGGTCCCCGGACACTTGCTAGAAAAACGTCGTCTGGGCCGCCAGAAGGCGGCCGAGCAGTATGCCCAGAAAATGAAGACCATCGGCATTGAGAAGCGGGACAACCCTCTGCTACATCAACTTGGGCTGTTCAAGCCTCTGTCTTTGATCAACCAGAAAAACTACTCCTCTGACTACCTCAAACGCGACGACCAGATCTTTGCCATGCGCGAGCGCAAATCTCTTAGAAACGCAAATGCAAACCAGGCCACCCCAGATATGCCCGAAGATGACGACCAGGAGAGCGTTGATGGTGAGAGTGATGCTCAGACCATAGTTATTCATCCAGGCTCCAGAAATCTCAAAATAGGCCTTGCTACTGAGGTTTTGCCGCAATCAATTCCCTGCTGCGTCGCGGTGCCCAAGCGACCCAGAACCTCCGACTCAACTCCAGAACCGCAAgttgacgaagaagagtacATCAGCGCCAAAGAGTCAATACAACaggatttcaaagagagAATGCGATACTACAAGCGCAAAGTCATCCCAAACTCTCATGACATCGCCGTGAATTTCAACGCCCGTGTGACGCCTGAAGCGATCCCGGAACATAACGATTTGCACCGCGTTGATTGGATCCAGGATGCCTCCAAGTGCTACTATGGTAAGGATGCCACTAGGTGCCTGCCCTCACACTTCACAGTGCGACACCCTTTTTGGAAGGGGCGCTTCAATATAGAGTCGCCAGATTATGGATCCCtgcaagaacttcttgttgatgtttcGGAGCTCCTCAAATTCGCGCTCTCGCAACCTAAAATCGACGTTAGACCTTCCCAGATTCCTAATTACAAGGTGGTTATCGTGGTCCCAGATGCATTCGACAAAGCCTATGTCGAAACCTTCATTAGACTTTTAATCACAGATCTGAAGTTTCAGGCGGTGGCTGTAATCCAGGAGTCGTTAGCCTCATGTTACGGCGCCGGTATAGGTGACTCTACTTGTGTGGTAGACATCGGCGCTACCACAACTAAAATAGCGTGTGTCGACGAGGGCTTAGTCATCGACAACAGCGTGATAACGCTCGACTACGGTGGCGATGATATTACTAAACTCTTCGCCAAGTTTCTCTTGGAGTCGAATTTTCCATACCAGGATCTAGATCTCAACAGCCCAGAAGGCTGGTCGCTCATGGAACAACTAAAGGAGAAATACGCAACTTTCCAGGATGCAGATGTCACAATTCAATTATACAATTTCATCAAGCGGATCCCTAACAAACCTGGGGCTGAGAAATTCGAGTTTAAAGTCTTCGATGAAGTAATGACAGCACCAATGGGTCTCTTCTTTCCACATATACTTCGCCTTCTGAAGGACAAAAATGTGCCTGTGAACAAATATGTCACAAGCCAACTCCCACGCTCTAAGGACATGTTCACTTGCAAGGATAATAACCCGAAATCAGTGAGTCAGCTGGCCTGTCAGAAGAAAACTACTTATTGTGATATGCACCGAGACTTGgacattcttcaaaaacttctaAATTTACCTtcagaaattgaagaatATCAATCAAGTACCTGCGCAAATTTAGAGCCAGCTTACACACCCTTGGAAAAAGCCATAGTTGAGAGCATCACGAATGCATGTGTCAGTCTTGACAATAACCACTCCAAAGCTGCTAACTTTTACTCTAATATACTAGTGGTGGGAGGCAgctcaaagttttcaagtCTGGACTTCATCTTAACAGACAGGATAAACATATGGAGGCCCCGGTTGCTAAGCGTTAACACGCTCCCTACATTTCAGAACCAAGTCTCTAAACAAGTCAAGGAGTTCGAACAGACCCAAAAGCTGAGTGAGatcaaagacgaagaagaactcgctgcccagaagaaaaaactcGCGAAAACCATTAAGGTTGAGCTTCAGTCTTACTGGGAAGGTGTCGATGCTCTGGGCGGCAATGAAAGTGTGTTCCCTGCAAACGTCCTCCCGGCGCCACGCGAAATGGACCCTGCTTTGTTGACTTGGAAGGGGGGCAGCGTCTTCGCTCGACTGAAGTTGATCGAGGAGCTTTACGTCTCTGAAAGCGACTGGGATATACTTGGGAGCCGAATTCTACAATACAAATGCATTTTTGATTACTAG